The proteins below come from a single Hemibagrus wyckioides isolate EC202008001 linkage group LG22, SWU_Hwy_1.0, whole genome shotgun sequence genomic window:
- the LOC131343015 gene encoding xenotropic and polytropic retrovirus receptor 1 homolog, translating to MLADVLLRISWAINILLAQMKDSDAVVTASAILAPLEVLRRSIWNFFRLENEHLKNCRRCRAIRDFDLPASPINLPQQILIDKLKDPNEPIIIQQETSTSHRKPTCSPLRYLRSKVKETNLPVGSPAMEST from the exons ATGTTAGCAGATGTGCTACTGCGGATCTCCTGGGCTATTAATATCCTCTTGGCTCAGATGAAGGATTCAGATGCTGTTGTTACTGCTAGTGCCATACTGGCTCCACTGGAGGTCCTCAG GCGTTCAATCTGGAATTTCTTTCGGCTGGAAAATGAGCACCTGAAAAATTGCAGGCGGTGTCGGGCCATTCGTGATTTTGATTTGCCTGCTAGTCCAATAAACCTGCCACAGCAGATCCTGATTGACAAGCTGAAGGATCCAAATGAGCCGATTATCATCCAACAGGAAACCAGTACTTCACACCGTAAACCTACTTGTTCACCGCTTAGATATCTGAG aTCAAAAGTTAAAGAAACAAACTTACCAGTAGGAAGCCCAGCGATGGAGTCAACATAA